ggtgacagagcaagactctgtctaaaaaaaaaacaaaaaaccccctcttttcttcataaattacccagtctcaggtgtttctttatagcaatccaAGAATAACCTAATATAATGCCTAGTCCTTTAAAAATATCATGCTTTTAGATACATACATTTGTAAATATACCTAACCACTACATAGTAGTAACACTTCAaagttttatctccattttatatatatatagatagatagatatatacacacagacacatacacacacacacacagatatctACATACCTATATATAGAGagggagagtttttttttttttaagagacaggagttggaccagcctgtccaatatggtgaaacctcgtctctactaaaaaaatacaaaaatttgccgggtgtgctagcacacacctgtagttccagctccttgggaggctgaggcaggaaaactgcttgaacccaggaggtggaggttgcagagagctgagactgcgatagagtgagactccatctcaaaaaaaaaaaaaaaaaaaaacaacacaggggctgggtgcagtggctcatgcttgtaatcccagcattttgggagtctgagataggtggatcacctgagcccaggagttcaataccaggctgggcaacatagtgagagctcacctctataaataaaacatttagctgggcgtggagggatgcacctgtggtcccagctactcaggagactggcgcaggaagactgcttgagcccgggaggtcaaagTTGCAATAacccatgatcacaccactgtagtccagcctgtgcaacagagcgagattctgtctctggaaaaagaaaaaagagacagggtctctctctgttgcccagactggagtgcagtgatgcgatcatggctcactgcagcccagaGCACATGGGCTCACATGATCCCCCCACTCCCTGGGCCCCCACTCAGCCTcaactaggactacagacacgtgccaccatgcatggctaattttaaaaaattcttttgcagagatggggtctccctgtgttgcccaggctggtcttgaactccggggctcaagtaatcttcttgcctcagcctcccgaagcactgagattacaggtgtgagccacccacccagcctatttcttaataaataatatatttaatcagCGTATATTTTCAAAGCCTAATACACAGGAAAAAACTGGTGGCAAACAGGACAAAAAGTCAACAATTGCTTATTCTTAGTACCAGGAATTATAgatgatttttccaaatatatgccTACTTTAAGTGATTATTAAGTTATGTATTTTCCCTTGTGagaatttgtttaagttacagAAAGAGCCCATGTGACTTTTGTGTCCCAGTCACCCAGATGGCACTGTTTGGTAAAATAATTAGATTTCTAGGATAAACACTTTCTGAGAATTGGGGAAAGGGGAGAAACAGATTTTATGTGATAAACAATAACCACTTACCTGCTATGAGGACAGATGCTGTATACTTATATTTGTTGAATTCTAAATACTCCcgaattaattcattaattagaAGGTTTTCATGAGACAATGATGGTCGGGGTTCACGGTCATCATCTAGGGCATTGAAAACTTCAGCTCGGATCCTTGCTTTTAAATGCCCTAATACCCCCTTTTTTTCCAAGGTGTCCTTTAAAACTgtttgatataaaatattaaggCTTCGGTTACAGAGTAAATTTATCATTCTTAggcatattttgaaaagaaatgttgAAAAGGTAAATGGTACAAAAGCAGCTCTCAATCTAAACATTGTAACAAATTATTAAACAATTACACTAACTACCACCAGCCACgtttatactaaaaaatacagttCTCATGTTGCATTGATTTAATCTTAATATATTTGAGCAAATTCAAGTTTATTCCTACCTCAACAGCATTGTCAGGGGCTGTAGTCTaacacatactctttttttttgaggagtctcgctctgtcgctcaggctggagtgcagtggtgcgtctcggctcactgcaagctccgcctcccgagttcataccattctcctgcctcagcctcccgagtagctgggactacaggcacctgccaccacgcccggctaattttttgaattttttttttttccagtagagacggggttttgctgtgtcagccaggatggtctcgatctcctgacctcatgatccacccacctcggccccccaaagtgctgggattacaggcatgagccaccgcacccggccagtctaatacatattcttttttttttttttttttttttgagacagagtctctctttcgcccaggctagagtgcagtggtggtgatctcagctcactgcaacctctgactcccaggttcaagcaattctcctgcctcagcctcccgagtagttgggactacaggcacgtgccaccatgcccaactaattcttttttgtatttttagtagagacggggtttcaccatgttggccaggatggtctcaatctcctgacctcatgatccacccacctcggccccccaaagtgctgggattacaggcatgagccaccgcacccggccagtctaatacatattctttttttttttttttttttttttgagacagagtctctctttcgcccaggctagagtgcagtggtggtgatctcagctcactgcaacctctgactcccaggttcaagcaattctcctgcctcagcctcccgagtagttgggactacaggcacgtgccaccatgcccaactaattcttttttgtatttttagtagagacggggtttcaccatgttggccaggatggtctcaatctcctgatctcgtgatccacccaccttggcctcccaaagtgctgggattacaggcatgagccacggtgcccggccaatACATAATTCTTTAGTGAGGGGAAAAGGTGGGGGGTAGAATTACAGTTGCTTACTTGGACCTGAACTTAAGCCCCTGTCTCTCATATATTTTCAAGAGTGTCTGCCACTGCACACAAGTTCTGCTTGTCATAACAACCTCTGGTCTAGAAAGATGATTAAAGAACACAACTATATTCCATAAAAGAAGTCTGTTGGGTTACTGTGTAAAAACCTTTgatggcagggcatggtggctcatgcctgtaacccagcactttgggaggccgaggcgggcggatcacgtcaggagattgagaccatcctggctaacaaggtgaaaccccgtctctactaaaaatacaaaaaattagccaggtgtggtggcgggcgcctgtagtcccagcaacttgggaggctgaggcaggagaattgcttgaacctgggaggcagaagttgcagtgagccaagatggtgccactgcactccagcctgggcaaagagagagactccgtctaaaacaacCAACttaccaaccaaccaaccaaaaaaaaaaaacacaaaccttTGATAATCCAGAACCCTTTAGGGAGTGAAAAGCTGTTTTGGgtttttcgttgttgttttgagacaatctcgccaggttggagtgcagtggcacgatctcggctcactgcaatctccaggctccccggttcaagtgattctcctgcctcagcctcctgaatagctgggattacaggtgtgccccaccacgcccagctaatttttgtatttttagtagagacagggttttactatgttggccaggatggtctccatctcctcacctcgtgatctgcccgcctcagcctcccaaagtactgggattacaggtgtgagctaccatgcctgctggcctctttgttgttttaaagacaACTATGAGTTAATTCCTTAGAACAGCAGGATTCTGAAATGTTAAGCCTAGTTAGAAATCTAGCACGTGACTATATCAATGCCATCTTAAGGAGTCAGGGATGTGTATGCAGAATGTAAACCTAACTTACTGATTAGCCAGAGTCACCATGACAAAGTAGTTATGATCATGGGATTTGCCTGTACATATTTTGCATAGATAATGGGGATCTTAGGACTGAATTGGCACCATCCCTTGTACTGATCTGGAACTTTCTATTTTCAAAGAGTTCCTACCAGCTAAATGACAACTTCAGAGAATGAACATATCTCATCCACAGAGCCAAGAACATAGCAAGAGCTCAGTAGGAGTCACCTAGGAGGATTATAATACATTGCTGTATACTGCTGGGAAATCAATGTAGTTTAACACTGTTCTGCACCTTGCCAAAGGCACCAAATAAGTACACCACAGTAACAGAAATCCATAAAGAGAGCCCAGGAGCTTATCCAAGTCAGTATGGACGTAAGATCTTTCTAAGCTTCAATAAATAACATCAACAATAACCCTGGATCATATGACTAAAGAGATACACTCTTTACTGACTTTTgacctttctttcatttttaaagcatcCTTTCAACCTTCTTGCAAATAGGTTAAGTACAGTTATCACCCAATCAGACTTTGTCACAGGCCCATAAAAGGAAGGTACAGCCTTATTGTACTCTTAGAATCATAACTGAACCCCTATTCTCTAATTCCATCTTTGGAAATTAGATGGAGAGATTTTGCCACTGGCAAGGATCCTGTCCCAACTACTCTGTATTACACACAGGACAGCCTCAAACTGGGCAGAGAAACGAGAATTAGTGACAGTGGAAACAGGAAAGCCAGCATGTCTCATCAGCACCTCAGTGGTGGATTACCAACCCATGCCTCAGTTGCCTTCTCTAAAATAATGAGCTTTACCTCTCAGAGATAGAACCAAATAAGGAGGAAAAATGTGATCGTGCTTAAAAAAGGTAAAAGCCCATAAAATATAAGGTAACTGGCTGGCAAACAAGTTTTCACCGGGTTCCTTTTGGAGGTCCATACCATTTTATCTTTCCCTCTATTATGCTTAGAACACTGGGCCATCAAAACTTCTTCGGAAAGGTTTTAACCTCGCTTATATTTCAAgagtaccttttcttttttttttttaatttgtatttttttttttttgagacaaggtctcattttgttgcccaggctggagtgccgtggcaccacTGTAGCTCATTGtcacctctatctcctgggctcaagcgatcttcctccTTCAGCCTgtggggtagctgggactacaggcacaggccactatgcctggctttttttttttttttttttaataaagatggggtctcactatgttggccagactgctcttaaactcctgggctcaagcaatcctcccaaagtgttaggattacaggcatgagccactgtgcttggctcatTCCAAGTGTACCTTTAAATCCTCTGAAAATGCATGCAATATTACATATGATGTGTATTTCCCTGGGAACACAATCTGTAGATTCGTGTGAAGTCTGTTCTTATGGACAGACGCATGCCTGCTGTTTTATGACTGTTCACCAGCCCTGTGCCCCAAATACACACTTTTATACACGTCTCCTCTCTAAAATCTCTAAGAATTACTAGTTTAAACCCAGGGTTCCCTGCAAACTGGAACTGGTTTTATTTATTGGACAGCAATATTACTCAGTGATTAAGACCTGGCAAACAGGTGCATCACAACTAGGTTCCCACCCTGTGTCTCTTTCTAGTGAAATCACTTTGGGCTATTTCACTTCTcagtacctcagtttcccaatctaTGAAACGGCCATAGGGTTGTTTCAATCAGGTAACACACAGGCTGAGTAGTGCCTGACACATGAGGCTCAATGataactattattactattacttgTCTGGACATTTGCTTCAAAGTAAACAGTGTACAAACGTCATCAATGACTCGCACGTAACTAGCTTAGAGTATCTTTTCCTCaaaagacaggagaatggcctggcCACCAAACTTTTTGCCTCTAGTTTCTTCCGATGAAAAACGGGCCAggcgctcacgcctgtaatcccagcactttgagggggccaaggtgggaggacagcttgagaccaggagttcgacatcagcctgggcaatacagcaagaccccgtatctacaaaaaatagaaaaattagccgggcatggtgaagagcgcctgtattcccacctgatttggaagctgaggtgggaggatcactggggTCCCGGAGTTCCagcttgcagggagctgtgatcgcactactgcattccagactgggcgacagagagacccaatctttaaaaaaaaaaaaaaaaaggcggggggggaGGGCTACTTAACAGCTTGTTGTAAGGATCCAACGAGACAACTAAGCAAATTGTTTAGGGCAGTGCCTAACCCAATAGGGGTTGTGGGAATTGTAGTCATCAGCCCTGAGTGCCAAGACCGGTCCAAGCAAGCCCTCCAGCCCCCGGCAGTGTCCAATAAGATGCGCCAGGGGCCCAAGATGCAGGCCTATAGGCCTCTTAGATGCTTGAAGATTATGCAACTCCTTCAGCTCCAAATTGGTTTAAAACTCGCCAGTGGGCAACGTCTTCCCCATAAGAGCTCCCCGCGCACAGGCCGGGACAGCAGCCAGACGTTCCCCGCAGGCCCTCACACCGAAGAATAACCCCTGCAAACGCCAACCCTTGTGTTCCGCGCTCTCTCCTCCCATCCCATCCTTTCCACAAGATGATGGCCCGACGTTTCCCATGCGCAGGCCTCCCGGCTCGCACTCACCAGCCTTCAACTCCGCCACAGTCGCCATTTTTCAACGGCCGCCAGGGGCGCGCCTCGGCCCCGCGCACGCGCAGCTCCGCCCCACTCACTCTGCGGCGTGGTCTGTAGCCAATAGGCACACAGCTCTCGCCCCGCCTACTTCCGCCCCTCTCAGTTTACGCGCTCTGCGGTTGGGTGGGTGGTGAATGTCGACCAGAAACTCCACCAGTCAGCGAGCGCTCTCGGAGGGGCCTGTTGAGTGAGACGGGAGTGAGGGCGGGGACCCAGGCAGTTGAGAGCCCTGTGGGTGCTGCTGGCACCTTAGTGCTTAACTTTAGCCAGCTGAGTTTTTCGTTGTCTCTGCAGCCTCAAGTACCAACTGCTAATAGTTACCACCTATTAACCCTgcggttctcaaacttgagcatgaATCCTCATCACCTCCAAGACTTGTTTAAACAGATTGCTTCCTAGTCCTCCCCAtagagtttctgattctgtaAATCTGGGGTGAGGCcctagaatttgcatttctgtggagTTCCCAGGTGGTACTGGTGCTACTGGTCTGGAGATCACACCTCGGGAACCACtgtattaagcacttactattaTACCTTAGTGCATTATTTCCCTATGATCACGCCGTTTTTACGAAGAAGGAAACTGGGTCCTCCATCGCTGAAGAGACTTAACCAAGATCACCAGCCTGTCCTCTTCCAGTCGCACTTACACAGTGCACGTAAGAAGTCCAGGAGCCTTTTGTGGAACTAACTAATGAAGGAATAAGCTCTAACATCCCATGGaagtaaagaaaaaggaacagggGAATAATGTACCCTAAACTGAGTGTGAGGTTGCATGATTCCAGTTGTCATGCCAGGGAGAGCCAAACACTTGGCTAAATAAGAAACGTCGATTAGAAGTACACCTAAGagctgccgggcacggtggctcacgcctcgaatcccagcactttgggagtctgaggcaggaggctgaggtaaggagttcgagaacagcctggccagtctggtgaaaccccgtctctactaaaaaaaaaaaccaaaaacctgtctctactaaaaaaaaaaaaaaaaaaaaaaattagccgggcgtggtagcaggcacctgtaatcccagctactcgggatgctgaggcacgagaatcgcttgaacctgggaggcagaggttgcagtgagctgagatcacaccactgccctccagcctcgacatcagagcgagacaccgtctcaaaaaaaaaaaaaaaaaaaaaaatgcacctaaGAGCAAGGA
This genomic window from Macaca mulatta isolate MMU2019108-1 chromosome 20, T2T-MMU8v2.0, whole genome shotgun sequence contains:
- the CEP20 gene encoding centrosomal protein 20 isoform X3; the protein is MATVAELKAVLKDTLEKKGVLGHLKARIRAEVFNALDDDREPRPSLSHENLLINELIREYLEFNKYKYTASVLIAALCNLHLLGSSSFPASASQGAGTTESGQPVVPLDRQFLIRELNAFEESKDNTI
- the CEP20 gene encoding centrosomal protein 20 isoform X1, giving the protein MATVAELKAVLKDTLEKKGVLGHLKARIRAEVFNALDDDREPRPSLSHENLLINELIREYLEFNKYKYTASVLIAALCNLHLLGSSSFPASASQGAGTTESGQPVVPLDRQFLIRELNAFEESKDNTIPLLYGILAHFLRGTKDGMQNTFLKGPSLQPSDPSLGRHPSRRKPMDEHLRKEERKSTNIEDLHVSQAVNR
- the CEP20 gene encoding centrosomal protein 20 isoform X5: MATVAELKAVLKDTLEKKGVLGHLKARIRAEVFNALDDDREPRPSLSHENLLINELIREYLEFNKYKYTASVLIAESGQPVVPLDRQFLIRELNAFEESKDNTI
- the CEP20 gene encoding centrosomal protein 20 isoform X6 — its product is MATVAELKAVLKDTLEKKGVLGHLKARIRAEVFNALDDDREPRPSLSHENLLINELIREYLEFNKYKYTASVLIADEHLRKEERKSTNIEDLHVSQAVNR